The nucleotide window TACCAAGGTGTTCTACTGGCCTAGAAAGGTATTTTGATATGGATTTCTGTATTCTGTGTAGATTTGGATACTTCTCAGCTTTGTTGATTGAAATTTTTCAGTGTTGGAGTTTTGGTGAGTGGATAGTTGGTTCTTTggcatttttctttctctatctgatttccctaaaaaaaatgtAGTGTTTTCTGCAGTGCACCTAGCTTTGCTGATTCAAGGACATGAGTAGGAAAAGGAGCTTTTCTTCAGCTTCAGAAGGTACTCTTTTAACTTGAAAGTTTGTTGCTTCTTTCTGTTTCAGGATTTTACTGATATCTTAGATTTTATTGGGTGTGGAACTGTTAATGCTTTAGTAATTGTATGGACGGTCTTCATTCTTATTGTCTTTCaactttgattttatgcttggttttagttttagtttctGCGTCAAATTTGTTGCTTTTCTTTAtccctttttctttgatttgccAAATGCTGATCGATATTCACACTTTTTGTTACATTGTTCATGTCAAACCATAGCTTTGtcatatttttgttttcatggtttttttattttattttattttttatttttttatattttctttggtattTAAAATGAGTAAACTTTTGAGTTACATCTATGTTTTTGCGATTTGCAGGCCTTTGTTTGGATTTGGCGATACTTTAGTTTTAATTTTGTAAGTCTGTAGTTCCCAAACCCTATATAATTAGCCTCTCACTTCTGTTAAACTTCTGATTCTCAGCAACCATCTTAGGGTGCTCTTACAAATCAAAGCAAAGATGAAATACAAAGATAGATATATTGTTGGTCTGTTTGTTCCAAATTGAGTCAAATTATCTCTATCAGGCTAGGATTAGTAGAAGATTTGGTTTGTTAGATTTTCCGATTAAGAAAGCCttgaaattttaatttccagTAAATAAGCAAATAACTTTGTGGGATTCCATTGAAGAACATATTGAACTAGGTTGTTTGCATATTCCTAATATTTATTATTGCATGGTGTACCTTGAGTCTTGATTACAGCCATCCAAGAtgtttcttttgtgtgattgtgtgtgGTGTCTAATGTTTCATTTACCAGCTTTAAAATATGCAAGAAAGTGGTCGTATTTGAATTATATATTGAAACCTCAGGCACCAGGTGattgtgtttgtttttaataaTGTTCTCATGATGAGCTATTTCGCTTATAGATATTGGATTGGGGTGAGAACAATATTGCCATTGCTGCTGAAACTACTGCTCCTGGGGCGTTGTTTCAGCAAGTTGTTGTTGTTTGGCATAAGCTTGACCATCCAGATATTTCGAAGGTAAAAGTTATATGATATTGAATTTTCATATCAGAATATATGATGCAATGTCATATAACAGCACACACCCTTTCAGTTTCTAAACATAAATgtgatgcatttttcatatgaCTAAACTTGTTTCTGGCTGTTCTAATGTTGGCCTTTTAGAGTCGTTCCCAAAAGTTTTTCCAAGCTAAGATGAAATACTGTAGTTTCtccatatattaaaaaaatttcagttcAAACTTTTAACTGTTTATATTTCACAGTTTGTTGGAGCTTCAATGGGAAGTTTGAATCTTAAAATCATTGCCAAAGGCACATCAAGTGATGGTCAGTCATAAGTCACCTCCCTGCAGTTCCAGAGATTAACTTCAATTTTGCAATTTGTAAATATACGTCTGGTttaaacatcaacttttgtaaTTTGTACGGTTATAACATTTTCAATTTACGTTTTTAGCTTATGATTGTGGCTGTTTTACATACGACATTtgagaaaacagaaaaaagcaAACCTGCAGCGTTGATATCCTTTGTAAACTCGAAAACGTTTTTAGAGGCAAGAAACTCTTATTCTATCACTTTGATCAAGAATCAACtcattttcattcatatttgttATTGTTATAAATTGTTAGCAACAACAAATCCCACGGCAAAGCGCGGGTGTCATTGCTAGTAATTTACGAAGATCAGTGTTCGGGCTTGTATTTTCCTTCAAGAATTGGAACTTGTATTCCAAGCTTCTAGCTGTCCGGGcatggttttcttttctttctttgtttgggCCTTCGGTCCGCTCtctaacaaaaaaataaaagaagttagtaataataataaaataaaataactgcTACTATTAATATTTGCCAATTTTTTCTCGCACTGCCTCCTACCGGTAGCTTGGGTTAAAGTTCAAACCATGCAATCACTAGATCATACTAATTCCGACAATAATTTGACATTGTAAAAAATAACCTTATTGAGAAGAGATGAGAGTCAAGAGGGAGAGCGAGTTCACTCGGAACCCTAGCGTCGCTGCCTTCAATGGGCTGCTTCTATGGAGATCTCCGTCATCTCCGCATCTGTGTTCGCCTCGGCGAACGTGCTTCACCAATGACTGCCTTCATCCTTGGTGTGAGGGATGACGAGGCAGCCTTTGGAGGACAGTGTTGATGTGGCTGCTCTGGCGTCTGACCGGGCGGCGTAATTGGGTCTTCGATGGTGGAACTGGTGTATTAGTTGCTCTCTTGCAGAGCAGGTGTTGGTGTTTGCACTGGTGGATGGCATTGATGCAGGCAACACCGGAGTTGGGGTTGGGTTCGATCTGGTGGATTTTCATTGGGGTTGGATTTGCTCTGGTAATCTACGACGACGACTAGCTGCGAGTCTTGTGGTGGGCCGAAACGATACCGGAGATGCAGATGCGAATGAAGCTTGGTGTGCAACGTCGTGGCTGGGTGTATGATAGTTTGATATGTGTGATCTTCAACGGACGAATCGATCGCATGTTTTCTACCGGAAGACTTGGCCAGGGTGGTCAACGCTTGATGAATGGGTGGAATAGCCGGCTGCCGAATGGCCTGGCGGCGACAGAGGATGGCTGGAGGTAGAGGATCAGGTTCTCGTTCCCTCTGGATcaggtttgggcttgggccagtGGGCCTGGGCTTAAACTTGGTCTGAGGGATGTTTGGGCCTTCAGGCCTAGTCTTGAGCTCAAGCTTGGGCTGGTTGAGTTTGCTACAATAGTGTTGGACAAGCAGAGCAAGACCAACCTGTTGCCGAGGTTGTTGGCTCTTAATGAGGCGAAGGAGAGCGCTGGCTCCAACCCTAAGGGGTGGAGCCAGTATTTTCTTAAGTCTCTACTATTAGACATCCGGTTTACAAACCTTCTAGAATTGGAGTAATCTCTATGAGTTGTTCTAAGATGTtgctagttgttatttgtactACAATGGCGTGCTGCaaaattagactagatgaatgatgTTTCCTTAGAATAGCGAGTTTGTTCTTGCTCGTCTTAGGCTTGCTGTCCGGCGAGTGTCccttagactttaatgagtttagtattGGCTTAGATAGGTTTTATCCGATTTACCGGATTCTTATGTAAGTgcatgttagactctggcctgttttcatggttttgatatctaataacatcaaatcctattaaaaaaaaatggtagcTTGGGTTTgcagtagggctgtcaattctaaCCCCTTTGACTTTAACTTTTATGTTATGGACTTATAGCTATGTGACTTTTTTAGTTTCATATATATAGCTTGTAAACTCTTTATCGACCCCTTGACCTCTTTTAAATTCTATcacttttaattatttttttttgtttactttttaGTAAATCATTCAAATTTCAATAGATTTAAGCCACAAACATATGAAAAAGCCgtaaaattattatttattatttactaTGAAAATTTACTTCTTTTGTATATAAAGGCATTGAGTTatttcgatcatatttttgaCTTTCCTGTAGGATTTCTGCCTACGCCATTGCTCCTCATTCAAACAAGCCATCCCTCGCACCAATGGAGCCGAAAGCCCCCTTGATGGTGAGTTTTGCAGAGGCAAGGTCATCGTCCATCGGTCCATGGTAGCTGTTTTGGCCACCAACACCTCCATTTCAAGCTttgtcactactagaataatgtcattagacatcgccactattaaatcggtcaggattgTACCCGATGTTAAAAAACAtgttaacatcagtttgtgaaaaaactgatttctattgttattataGACATCAGTCACCAAATAAAACGATGAGAAAAGTTTCGTtcgaaaaattttcaaaaacgcggagggactaagtttGAAACTTTTGAGAAACGAGGGACCAATTATTTCATTCCCCCACTTAGTATTTTTTCCCTCTGTCTGAAACTATCAAACCCTAATAACTCTCACTTTTCTGAAAACTCTCGAACCTTGTCAACCTCGTTCTCTCTCCAACCTGACCTGCCCCGATTCCCTGACCTTGTTCTCCAACCTGGCCTGAGCTCGTTGTCCGATCCGAGATGCTCGAGCTCCTTCTCCGACCCTAGCCTCTCGAGCTCCTTCTCCGACTCGAGCCACCTCGAGCTTGTTCTCCGATCTGACCTCGAGCTCCTTCTCCAACCTTACCTCGAGCTCATTCTCCGACATGAGCTCGTCAATCTCCGACATGAACTCCCTACAAGATTTGGTTATGCAACTCTTAGGATACTTCTTGAAGGCTTACTTGAAGGCTTGAAGGCTGGGTTCAATCGATACTTCGATTTCAGTTTTTGATTTCAGATTCTTGAAGGCTTGAAGGCTGGGTTCGATTTCGGATTTCTGGGTAAGTTGCTTGGTTACTCACTTTACTTACAGACTTGAGGGTTCGATTTCGGATTTGGATTCCTTGCAACTATACATGTtgaaataataatttgtttataaTGTAGCCCCCTGCATCATTTTTACAAGCCATGGAAGAGTACGTCAGAGAAGCTCCCCGTGTCTCAATAGTTCGCAAGGAGGTATGAAAATACTCTTCCTGTAAGTTTGGTTATTTTGGGAGAAAACAAGCCAATGTCGTTCCCAATCAGAAAATAGTGGATCAATTCGAGTCAATCATAAATGAGATAAATCCGATCTTTGCTTTTTGACACTAGTGCAGCACTTGTAAAGATTATGCAATGCAATCACATGAATGAGCACACTTATGACAAATATAAACTTTAGTGAAGTATCTACCAGTTGATAACAAATCACAGTGTATTGGTTAATGGAGTTAtggattttgattttatgtttAATACTGGATTATCTTGTACCTTTTATATTGGCCCTCAATGAATTTTAAGGTGGTATGTTATATGAAATGTTCTGGTATTATAGTCTTGATATTTGATTTTGTACATCTCGTTTTCATTGTCTTTGTATTCCATTTTGCTTTGTAGTTACTGTTTCTCTTTATCGATACAGTTTGTAATAGTTCCTTCGACTTCGATCTTTACTTTGACAGGTGATTGACAATAAAATTTCTGCCCCCAAGGAAATCTTGGCCATAGAGGACAAAAAGACCCAAGACGATGAGGCACGTCCACCTTCCCCACCTCCACCTAAACCAGTAAAAGTGGTAGCACCTGTAGTTGAACCACTTGATTTGCTAGTAGTTCTCAATAtaatccccctttttttttttttgctattgttTCTTGAATTAGTCTTTAAAATTATAAGTTTTTGAAGTTTAAATTGGTTGGCTTTCTTTTGTTGCTAGGGTTTGAATGATCCTATTCCAGATACTGCAGCATTAGATGAGAAGAATGCCATGGCTTTAGCTATTGTTCTAGTTTGTAAGTGTTCCATCTCTATCTGCGTgatataataataaataatttctTGTAAATCATTAAAGAAATATGCTTGAAGCTTCTTGCCTTTGTGTTTGATGAAAGACCTCTGTATGTCTCTAAAAGTAACTAAATTTGCTTTTGTGGTTCTTGCAGCTGATCAACCTGCGGCTCAACCTCAAGCAAATGGAACAGGTTGGGAATTGGCACTTGTTACAGCCCCAAGCTCAAATGAGAGTGCTACAGCTGCTAGCAAACTGGTATACTTCCCTTACTAAGTTCCCCTGTA belongs to Rosa chinensis cultivar Old Blush chromosome 4, RchiOBHm-V2, whole genome shotgun sequence and includes:
- the LOC112197566 gene encoding putative clathrin assembly protein At5g35200, translating into MEEYVREAPRVSIVRKEVIDNKISAPKEILAIEDKKTQDDEARPPSPPPPKPVKVVAPVVEPLDLLGLNDPIPDTAALDEKNAMALAIVLVSDQPAAQPQANGTGWELALVTAPSSNESATAASKLAGGLDLLTLDSLYDDAIRRNNQNVSYNPWEQAP